A genomic region of Gossypium hirsutum isolate 1008001.06 chromosome D01, Gossypium_hirsutum_v2.1, whole genome shotgun sequence contains the following coding sequences:
- the LOC107938972 gene encoding receptor-like protein 7, which produces MRMSLFSLLFLNSFVSVMLIVDVVLVSAQCQSDQSQLLVQLESSFSYNQTSSGKLVPVKWNQSTDCCSWDGVRCDGDGHVISLDLNSRSISSSIDNSSSLFRLQHLQRLNLAYNKFKPVFPTVFDKLENLSYLNLSNAGFKGQIPIEISRLTRLVTLDLSVSSLLGRSLKLEKPNLEMLVQNLTSLRFLYLDGVNISATGNEWCKALLPLTELQELSMSNCYLSGPIDSSLSNLRSLSVVRLDNNNLSASVPQFFTDFENLTSLRLSATGLNGRLPEQNFQVSTLQILDLSTNKLLEGSFPIFPLKASLRTLALSGTNFGGQVPESIGNLEQLTRIELASCNFSGAIPKTMKKLTQLVYLDFSFNRFSGPIPSFSSSKNLTQLNLAHNQLNDKIDSTNWSGLSKLVSVDLQNNKLSGTIPPTLFCIPSLRRLFLSQNQFKGNLSDLQGRASSLLDTFDLSSNKLQGQFPMSVFELRGLKFLSLSSNNFSGLIPMRALQNLKNLSSLDLSYNSLSIDATDTNVSSLSFPNITTLKLTSCNLTEFPDFLIYQSRLSYLDLSNNQIQGKIPNWIWKVRSLRYLNLSQNFLVKFERSLENIISSLNVLDLHGNRLQGKIEILPSNATYLDYSNNNFNSVLPAQIGDFLQFAYFFSVSGNNFNGSIPKSICCSLYLRVLDMSDNYLSGPIPKCLTQMSASLGVLNLRGNNLSGIISDTFPESCKLQTLDLNQNRLEGKVPQSLGNCKKLEVVDIGNNQISGSFPCHLKNISKLRVLVLRSNKFNGSIHCHKNNTGWPMLQIVDLASNNFSGKLHQKCLATWKGMQVFENEDQSKVKHLQFQFLEFYPNHYQDAITVTIKGLEWELVKILTVFTTIDISCNNFEGPIPEVIGTFKELYGLNFSHNAFTGSMPSFLGNLQQLESLDLSSNYLSGGIPLQLVNLNFLSFLNVSNNKLVGQIPTGTQLQTFSNASFENNPGLCGPPLTVKCANVFRPTTHTVPELQSVDGLDWLFIFIGAGFGVGAAAFAVPLLLWKTASKWVDDNVDKILEIILPKVGLTYRRPSDLKVEADENPEEDKTETDDDDEEDEDKESKETTEEFRGRYCVFCSKLDNNTIKKVIHDLCCTCYDSPYLSPSTSTSSSFSP; this is translated from the coding sequence ATGAGGATGTCACTCTTTTCATTGCTTTTCTTGAATTCTTTTGTATCGGTTATGCTTATTGTCGATGTTGTCTTGGTTTCGGCTCAATGTCAAAGTGATCAGAGTCAGTTGTTGGTTcagcttgaaagcagcttcagctACAATCAAACTTCATCAGGAAAGCTGGTGCCAGTGAAATGGAATCAAAGCACAGATTGTTGTTCCTGGGATGGTGTAAGATGCGATGGAGATGGCCATGTTATCAGTCTTGACTTGAACAGCAGATCAATTTCAAGTTCAATTGACAATTCAAGTAGTCTTTTCCGTCTTCAACATCTTCAGCGGCTCAATTTAGCTTATAACAAATTCAAGCCAGTTTTTCCTACTGTGTTTGATAAGTTGGAGAATTTGAGTTATCTTAACTTGTCCAATGCTGGCTTTAAAGGGCAAATTCCAATAGAGATATCACGCTTGACAAGGTTGGTCACTCTTGATTTATCTGTATCTTCACTTCTTGGAAGATCATTGAAACTTGAGAAGCCAAACCTAGAGATGCTTGTTCAAAACCTCACGAGTCTGAGATTTCTCTATCTTGATGGAGTAAATATATCAGCTACGGGGAATGAGTGGTGCAAGGCTTTATTGCCGCTGACTGAGTTGCAAGAATTGAGCATGTCCAACTGTTATCTTTCAGGACCTATAGATTCTTCACTTTCCAATCTCCGATCTCTCTCGGTAGTTCGCTTGGACAATAACAATTTGTCGGCTTCAGTTCCACAATTCTTTACAGACTTTGAAAATTTGACTTCCCTTCGTCTTAGTGCCACTGGGTTGAATGGAAGACTGCCAGAACAAAATTTCCAGGTATCTACATTGCAAATTCTTGATTTGTCAACCAACAAATTACTCGAAGGTTCATTTCCAATTTTTCCTCTCAAAGCTTCTCTTCGAACTCTCGCACTTAGTGGCACAAATTTCGGGGGGCAAGTACCAGAATCTATAGGTAATCTTGAGCAATTGACAAGAATAGAGCTTGCGAGTTGCAATTTCAGTGGAGCCATACCCAAAACAATGAAGAAACTTACCCAACTTGTGTATCTGGATTTTTCCTTTAACCGTTTTTCTGGTCCAATACCATCATTCTCATCATCCAAAAATCTTACACAACTAAACCTTGCTCATAATCAGTTAAATGACAAGATTGATTCCACCAACTGGTCCGGCCTTTCTAAACTAGTAAGTGTTGACTTACAAAACAACAAGTTAAGTGGAACTATTCCTCCAACTTTGTTTTGCATTCCATCACTGCGTAGACTTTTCCTTTCTCAAAACCAATTCAAGGGTAACCTTAGTGACCTTCAGGGTAGGGCCTCTTCATTGCTTGACACCTTTGATCTTAGTAGCAACAAGTTACAAGGGCAATTCCCAATGTCTGTGTTTGAACTCCGTGGTCTGAAGTTCCTATCACTTTCTTCAAACAACTTCAGTGGTTTGATTCCGATGAGGGCCCTTCAGAACCTGAAGAATCTTTCCTCTCTTGATCTTTCATATAACAGTTTGTCTATTGATGCCACTGATACTAATGTTTCCTCACTTTCTTTCCCTAACATCACCACATTGAAGTTGACATCTTGCAACTTAACGGAGTTCCCTGATTTTTTGATTTATCAGTCTAGATTATCCTATCTAGACCTTTCAAACAACCAGATTCAAGGGAAAATACCGAATTGGATTTGGAAAGTGAGAAGCCTTAGATACCTAAATCTTTCTCAAAACTTCCTTGTAAAATTTGAAAGATCTTTGGAGAATATAATTTCTAGTCTCAATGTTTTGGACCTGCATGGCAATCGATTGCAAGGGAAAATTGAAATTCTTCCATCAAATGCCACCTATTTGGATTACTCAAACAACAATTTTAATTCTGTTTTACCAGCTCAGATCGGTGACTTCCTCCAGTTTGCTTATTTCTTCTCTGTCTCGGGCAATAACTTCAATGGGAGTATTCCCAAGTCGATATGCTGTAGCTTATATCTCAGAGTACTTGATATGTCTGATAATTACTTGAGTGGGCCAATTCCTAAATGCCTGACTCAAATGAGTGCATCTCTTGGAGTACTGAATCTAAGGGGAAACAATCTCAGTGGCATCATTTCTGACACTTTTCCAGAAAGTTGTAAGTTGCAAACTCTAGATCTCAATCAGAACCGATTGGAAGGAAAGGTTCCACAATCATTGGGGAATTGCAAAAAGCTGGAGGTTGTAGACATTGGCAACAATCAGATCAGTGGCAGCTTCCCATGCCATTTGAAGAATATATCCAAGTTGCGTGTCCTTGTTTTACGATCTAACAAATTCAACGGCAGTATTCATTGTCACAAGAACAATACTGGCTGGCCAATGCTTCAGATTGTTGACTTAGCATCCAATAATTTTAGCGGTAAACTGCATCAAAAATGTTTGGCGACCTGGAAGGGTATGCAGGTTTTTGAGAATGAAGACCAGTCAAAGGTCAAACATCTTCAGTTTCAATTTCTTGAATTCTATCCAAATCACTATCAAGATGCAATAACAGTTACCATCAAAGGTTTAGAGTGGGAGCTGGTGAAGATCCTAACCGTGTTCACCACCATTGACATTTCTTGTAACAACTTTGAAGGGCCAATACCAGAAGTCATTGGAACATTCAAAGAACTTTATGGCCTTAACTTTTCACATAATGCTTTCACGGGGTCAATGCCATCATTTTTAGGGAACCTGCAACAGCTTGAGTCCTTGGACCTCTCAAGTAATTACTTAAGTGGTGGGATCCCACTGCAGCTTGTAAacctcaatttcctttcatttcttaATGTCTCGAACAATAAGCTAGTTGGACAGATCCCAACTGGCACCCAGCTTCAAACGTTTTCAAACGCTTCATTTGAGAACAACCCTGGATTGTGTGGGCCTCCTCTAACTGTAAAGTGTGCAAATGTATTTCGACCTACAACACATACAGTGCCGGAATTACAATCAGTGGATGGATTAGATTGGCTGTTCATATTCATTGGGGCGGGATTTGGTGTAGGAGCAGCAGCATTTGCTGTACCCTTACTACTTTGGAAGACAGCAAGTAAATGGGTTGATGACAACGTTGATAAAATCCTTGAGATCATCCTTCCAAAGGTGGGTCTCACTTACAGACGTCCTAGTGACTTGAAGGTTGAGGCAGATGAAAATCCTGAAGAAGACAAGACAGAAACTGATGACGATGATGAAGAAGACGAAGACAAAGAAAGCAAGGAAACCACGGAAGAATTTCGCGGGAGATACTGTGTGTTTTGCTCCAAACTTGACAATAACACCATAAAGAAGGTAATTCATGACCTATGTTGTACCTGCTATGATTCACCATATCTATCGCCTTCTACTTCcacttcttcttcattttctccTTAG
- the LOC107938938 gene encoding UPF0098 protein CPn_0877/CP_0992/CPj0877/CpB0906 yields the protein MERASSRSLVFPSINHKGKLPRKYTDEGQGAKKNLSPPLEWYNVPDGTQSMALVVEDIDAPDPSDPVKPWTCWVVANIPPMLKGLPEGFSGKEEEVGGDYACLKKGHNDYKVPGWRGPKLPSHGHRFQFRLFALDEQLKLGNKVTKEKLLEDIEGHVIGEAQVTTMF from the exons ATGGAAAGGG CAAGCTCAAGATCGCTAGTATTCCCATCCATAAACCACAAAGGGAAATTACCACGAAAATACACCGACGAAGGTCAAGGTGCAAAAAAGAATCTTTCTCCCCCACTAGAATGGTACAATGTGCCTGATGGGACTCAGTCGATGGCCTTGGTTGTGGAAGATATCGATGCACCGGACCCTAGTGACCCGGTCAAGCCATGGACATGTTGGGTGGTGGCTAATATACCGCCGATGTTGAAAGGTCTCCCTGAAGGATTCTCTGGGAAAGAAGAGGAAGTGGGTGGAGATTATGCTTGTCTCAAAAAAGGTCATAATGATTATAAAGTCCCCGGTTGGCGAGGACCTAAGTTGCCCTCTCATGGTCATCGTTTCCAATTCAGGCTATTTGCTTTGGATGAGCAGTTGAAACTTGGTAACAAA GTGACGAAGGAGAAGCTGCTTGAGGACATTGAAGGACACGTAATAGGGGAAGCACAAGTGACCACCATGTTTTAA
- the LOC107938963 gene encoding cytochrome c-type biogenesis protein CcmE homolog, mitochondrial, which yields MATRLAALRLRSHLLRNCSTLSTLRSPPSISHPAPPPISTTHHYIMSPTLRFLYTSTRRIPTRPKKVDIGARARQLQTRRLWTYALTFSCVAGFVVLVLNNFQDQLVFYVTPTDALEKYTKNPSKTKFRLGGLVLEGSVVQPSSSKEMEFVITDLITDILVRYEGSLPDLFREGHSVVVEGFVKPFTEEIKRDVSTRGVSSKARSGDCYFSATEVLAKHDEKYMPQEVAAAIEKNKKMIEDGLEGAKESVV from the coding sequence ATGGCCACTAGGCTCGCCGCCCTCCGTCTCAGATCCCATCTCCTCCGCAACTGCTCAACTCTCTCCACCCTCAGATCTCCTCCGTCGATCTCTCACCCCGCGCCCCCTCCCATCTCTACTACTCACCATTACATCATGTCTCCAACCCTCCGTTTCCTCTACACTTCCACCCGGCGGATCCCGACCCGACCCAAAAAAGTCGACATCGGGGCCCGAGCTCGCCAGCTCCAGACCCGCCGCCTCTGGACCTACGCATTAACCTTCAGTTGCGTCGCGGGTTTTGTAGTTTTAGTCCTCAACAATTTTCAAGACCAATTAGTCTTTTACGTTACCCCAACCGACGCCCTCGAGAAATACACGAAAAACCCATCGAAAACGAAGTTCAGGCTCGGTGGTCTGGTTCTCGAAGGAAGCGTGGTTCAACCCAGTTCTTCTAAAGAAATGGAGTTCGTCATTACCGATTTGATAACTGATATTCTGGTTAGGTACGAAGGTTCACTACCCGATTTGTTTAGAGAAGGACATTCCGTTGTGGTTGAAGGATTCGTTAAGCCGTTCACGGAAGAGATTAAAAGGGACGTTTCGACAAGGGGCGTTTCTTCGAAAGCAAGGAGCGGTGATTGTTACTTTTCGGCGACTGAAGTTCTTGCTAAGCATGATGAGAAGTATATGCCTCAAGAGGTTGCTGCTGCAATTGAGAAGAACAAGAAGATGATTGAGGATGGGCTGGAAGGAGCTAAGGAATCTGTAGTTTGA
- the LOC107938962 gene encoding BAG family molecular chaperone regulator 4 isoform X1 — MPGGMLVRGDGDDSNLHHNHEAAATSSAGPMIKIDVAYGSAQHKLFVPSHSTVGELKKQIAEETGLEPDKQRVLFRGKEKEDDVHLSSAGMKDKSKILVLENPTGKVKKVEEMANVEEKVEESIARKESKVEEIKETEEMSKAFAAVGRVRKEVDKLSERVAAIEVAVNSGTKIAAEEFDVSAELLMRELLKLDGIEAEGEAKLQRKAEVRRVQGFHETLDKLKTRNSNPFHDSNKAASVTTKWETFDSGMGSSTAPPPQPMSSSTKVTEEWEKFD, encoded by the exons ATGCCAGGGGGCATGCTGGTCCGCGGAGATGGTGATGATAGTAATCTTCATCACAATCACGAAGCTGCAGCTACTTCTTCTGCCGGGCCCATGATCAAGATCGACGTCGCTTATGGTTCGGCCCAGCATAAACTCTTTGTCCCCTCCCATTCCACTGTCG GGGAATTGAAGAAACAAATTGCTGAAGAAACGGGTTTGGAACCTGATAAACAAAGGGTATTATTTAGGGGTAAAGAGAAAGAAGATGATGTGCATTTGAGCTCTGCTGGTATGAAGGATAAATCGAAGATTTTGGTTTTAGAAAATCCAACAGGCAAAGTGAAAAAGGTCGAGGAAATGGCGAATGTTGAAGAGAAGGTTGAAGAATCGATAGCTAGAAAAGAAAGTAAGGTTGAAGAGATTAAGGAAACTGAAGAGATGTCAAAGGCTTTTGCTGCGGTTGGTCGAGTCAGAAAAGAGGTTGACAAGCTCTCTGAAAGA GTGGCTGCAATAGAAGTGGCTGTGAACAGTGGGACAAAGATCGCAGCCGAGGAATTTGATGTATCGGCAGAGTTACTCATGAGAGAGTTGCTGAAATTGGATGGGATTGAAGCTGAAGGAGAAGCTAAGTTACAACGGAAAGCTGAG GTACGTCGTGTCCAAGGTTTCCACGAGACACTGGACAAATTGAAAACCAGAAATTCTAATCCATTTCACGACAGTAACAAAGCTGCCTCGGTGACAACGAAATGGGAGACATTTGACTCTGGAATGGGAAGCTCGACTGCTCCACCACCACAACCTATGTCATCGTCGACAAAAGTTACAGAGGAGTGGGAAAAGTTTGATTAG
- the LOC107938962 gene encoding BAG family molecular chaperone regulator 4 isoform X2 translates to MGLGSSSCKLSSGELKKQIAEETGLEPDKQRVLFRGKEKEDDVHLSSAGMKDKSKILVLENPTGKVKKVEEMANVEEKVEESIARKESKVEEIKETEEMSKAFAAVGRVRKEVDKLSERVAAIEVAVNSGTKIAAEEFDVSAELLMRELLKLDGIEAEGEAKLQRKAEVRRVQGFHETLDKLKTRNSNPFHDSNKAASVTTKWETFDSGMGSSTAPPPQPMSSSTKVTEEWEKFD, encoded by the exons ATGGGTCTTGGATCTTCCAGTTGTAAACTTTCTTCTG GGGAATTGAAGAAACAAATTGCTGAAGAAACGGGTTTGGAACCTGATAAACAAAGGGTATTATTTAGGGGTAAAGAGAAAGAAGATGATGTGCATTTGAGCTCTGCTGGTATGAAGGATAAATCGAAGATTTTGGTTTTAGAAAATCCAACAGGCAAAGTGAAAAAGGTCGAGGAAATGGCGAATGTTGAAGAGAAGGTTGAAGAATCGATAGCTAGAAAAGAAAGTAAGGTTGAAGAGATTAAGGAAACTGAAGAGATGTCAAAGGCTTTTGCTGCGGTTGGTCGAGTCAGAAAAGAGGTTGACAAGCTCTCTGAAAGA GTGGCTGCAATAGAAGTGGCTGTGAACAGTGGGACAAAGATCGCAGCCGAGGAATTTGATGTATCGGCAGAGTTACTCATGAGAGAGTTGCTGAAATTGGATGGGATTGAAGCTGAAGGAGAAGCTAAGTTACAACGGAAAGCTGAG GTACGTCGTGTCCAAGGTTTCCACGAGACACTGGACAAATTGAAAACCAGAAATTCTAATCCATTTCACGACAGTAACAAAGCTGCCTCGGTGACAACGAAATGGGAGACATTTGACTCTGGAATGGGAAGCTCGACTGCTCCACCACCACAACCTATGTCATCGTCGACAAAAGTTACAGAGGAGTGGGAAAAGTTTGATTAG